From the Flavobacterium gyeonganense genome, the window AGCTAATTAAAATTCGTGCTTCACAAGTAAACGGATGTGCTTTTTGCATCAATATGCATACAGCGGATGCCCGAAAATTAGGCGAAACTGAACAGCGAATTTATCTTACCAGCGCATGGCGAGAAGCTGATGTATTTACGGAAGAAGAAAAAGCTATTTTAGCTTTAACTGAACAAGTGACATTAATCAGCAATCATGTTTCTGATGAAGTTTATCAAAATGCTGCCCGTCTATTTGATGAAAAATATCTGGCTGAAATTATCCTTACCATTATCACGATAAACTCATGGAACA encodes:
- a CDS encoding carboxymuconolactone decarboxylase family protein, translating into MNSRIVIPQVAPEAYQALMNLEKYISTTSLTSTHKELIKIRASQVNGCAFCINMHTADARKLGETEQRIYLTSAWREADVFTEEEKAILALTEQVTLISNHVSDEVYQNAARLFDEKYLAEIILTIITINSWNRFAIATGLRAV